A stretch of Actinomycetota bacterium DNA encodes these proteins:
- a CDS encoding UDP-galactose-lipid carrier transferase, giving the protein MGRLDDLDLSLRLSRQEEAERLETASNRLLELRLTLGGLLGDGRLGPPVCVLFEGWDASGKGGAIRRLVHPMDPRHVRVATFAAPTYDEKRHHFLLRFWSSLPGWGGMAVLDRSWYGRVLVERVEGFATVDQWSRGYDEIVDFERSLALEGMILLKFWMHISEEEQLRRFKRRETEPLKTWKLTDEDWRNREKRAAYEQAIEDMLERTDHPLAPWFLIPAESKRYARVNVVETAIAEIERGMRERGFEPPTPRPRPLGKTRTKGKSGKAQT; this is encoded by the coding sequence ATGGGACGCCTCGACGACCTCGACCTGAGCCTCAGGCTGAGCCGCCAGGAGGAGGCGGAGCGGCTGGAGACGGCCTCCAACCGGCTGCTGGAGCTGCGGCTCACCCTGGGCGGGCTGCTGGGGGACGGGCGGCTGGGGCCGCCGGTGTGCGTGCTGTTCGAGGGTTGGGACGCCTCCGGCAAGGGCGGCGCCATCCGCCGTCTGGTCCATCCGATGGACCCCCGGCACGTGCGGGTGGCCACCTTCGCCGCCCCGACCTACGACGAGAAGCGGCACCACTTCCTGCTCCGGTTCTGGTCGAGCCTGCCCGGGTGGGGCGGCATGGCCGTGCTCGACCGCTCCTGGTACGGGCGGGTCCTGGTCGAGCGGGTGGAGGGGTTCGCCACGGTCGACCAGTGGAGCCGGGGCTACGACGAGATCGTCGACTTCGAGCGCTCGCTGGCGCTCGAGGGCATGATCCTGCTCAAGTTCTGGATGCACATCTCCGAGGAGGAGCAGCTGCGCCGGTTCAAGCGGCGCGAGACCGAGCCCCTGAAGACCTGGAAGCTGACCGACGAGGACTGGCGCAACCGCGAGAAGCGCGCCGCCTACGAGCAGGCCATCGAGGACATGCTGGAGCGGACCGATCATCCGCTGGCCCCCTGGTTCCTGATCCCGGCCGAGTCCAAGCGCTACGCCAGGGTCAACGTCGTGGAGACGGCCATCGCCGAGATCGAGCGGGGCATGCGCGAGCGCGGCTTCGAGCCACCGACCCCCCGCCCGCGGCCCCTCGGCAAGACCAGGACCAAGGGAAAGAGCGGCAAGGCCCAGACCTAG